One Glutamicibacter mishrai genomic window carries:
- a CDS encoding ABC transporter permease yields MSTAFEAHRWRLAGSLLMRRALVALPATIGLTALVFALASIAPFNPLASYLGSSYAHTSIELREKFRTELGLDQSWLQVWTHWISRAMHGDLGSSLIAARPVTQVLSERIPLTFLLTASGLILAIGTSLFLSLAAVKYRHGLVDRIVLAIAQLAQSIPLFVVALLAIAVIALPLGWPTGGIAAAGEAPSFGSLFTHLLLPAAVLAFSLLPWLLLNLRTSLIEAMDSDSILAAQGRGAKNILLHEALPQALLPFITVIGSRLGELITGALIIETIFAWPGIASAVIESAVAGDFALLAAVTTCSALAVFAGNALADAAYLMADARVSHA; encoded by the coding sequence GTGAGTACTGCATTTGAAGCGCATCGTTGGCGCCTGGCAGGCTCGCTCCTGATGCGACGAGCACTCGTGGCGCTACCGGCGACAATTGGGCTGACCGCATTGGTTTTTGCCCTTGCCAGCATTGCTCCGTTTAACCCCCTGGCCAGCTATCTCGGCTCAAGCTATGCGCACACCAGCATCGAGCTGCGCGAAAAGTTCCGGACGGAGCTCGGGCTAGACCAGTCCTGGCTTCAGGTATGGACACACTGGATCTCCCGCGCAATGCACGGGGATTTAGGTTCCTCCCTGATCGCGGCCCGCCCGGTGACACAGGTATTGTCCGAGCGCATTCCACTGACTTTTTTGCTGACCGCCAGCGGTTTGATCTTAGCGATCGGTACTTCTTTGTTCTTGTCCCTTGCCGCGGTCAAATACCGGCATGGCTTGGTCGATCGCATCGTCCTTGCCATCGCCCAACTGGCTCAATCGATTCCGCTTTTTGTCGTTGCCTTGCTAGCCATTGCCGTCATCGCGCTCCCTTTGGGATGGCCGACGGGCGGTATCGCGGCGGCAGGTGAAGCCCCGAGTTTCGGCTCGCTGTTCACCCATTTGCTATTGCCCGCAGCAGTACTGGCGTTCAGCTTATTGCCCTGGTTGCTGCTCAATCTCCGAACGTCGCTTATTGAAGCCATGGACTCCGATTCGATACTGGCCGCCCAGGGCCGCGGAGCCAAGAACATCCTCCTGCACGAGGCCCTGCCTCAAGCCTTGCTGCCCTTCATAACAGTGATCGGATCCCGTCTAGGCGAGTTGATCACGGGCGCATTGATCATAGAGACCATTTTCGCTTGGCCCGGGATCGCCTCGGCTGTCATCGAGTCAGCCGTAGCCGGCGACTTCGCCCTGCTCGCTGCGGTCACCACCTGCTCAGCCCTCGCTGTCTTCGCCGGCAATGCGCTGGCCGATGCCGCGTACTTGATGGCCGATGCAAGGGTGAGCCATGCGTAG
- a CDS encoding ABC transporter permease subunit: MRRLRPSILPAAICAVLMLYALLVPMLNSHAIYAVDLTAVYKHPGTGHLFGTDQLGRDVWTRTAAALRVSLLMALGSATLATILGIIAATVAVTGGKLIDGIISRSIDGLNAIPHLLLSVVILALWPGQIWAIVLSIALTHWTQVARVLRSKLLAERESGYVQLTAASGASTIAIWRTHLIPAVLPQIAIAFALQVPHAMWHESALSFLGVGLPPQAASLGLLLEDARSGILAGSWWLLLFPSVVLILACWAVAGLAQHEEKARTTRRSARRHRKNARTQASQTARESHTGFTARVAVSAGAEVLIDRVEINAAGGSITALMGPSGAGKTLFLRAIAGLLPATLDTSTALTINGQTCVNARSGQMLGKELVFIPGSAATALNPVRTLRKALARAFREHARDASAQNLEDYWQIFGLDSHLLDHYPHQLSGGQAQRALLALGLVSSPACIVLDEPTSALDQDTRKVIANILRRAANDGAAILMVTHDTELAEHLATVIYTMDNGQLVSSRPSVQEQGSIA, translated from the coding sequence ATGCGTAGACTACGGCCGTCGATCCTGCCCGCAGCCATCTGCGCAGTACTGATGCTTTATGCGCTGCTGGTTCCAATGCTGAACTCCCACGCCATTTACGCCGTTGATTTGACCGCGGTGTACAAGCATCCCGGGACTGGGCACCTCTTCGGAACGGACCAATTGGGCCGCGATGTGTGGACCCGAACCGCTGCCGCCCTGCGTGTTTCATTGCTGATGGCTCTGGGATCAGCAACCTTGGCCACGATTCTGGGCATCATCGCAGCCACTGTCGCCGTCACCGGCGGGAAACTCATTGACGGCATCATCAGCCGGTCAATCGACGGCCTCAACGCAATACCGCACCTGCTCCTGTCCGTAGTCATTTTGGCCCTATGGCCAGGGCAAATCTGGGCCATCGTCCTTTCCATAGCACTGACCCATTGGACGCAGGTCGCCCGTGTGCTGCGCTCAAAGTTGCTCGCCGAACGCGAAAGCGGCTACGTCCAGCTCACCGCCGCTTCTGGTGCCAGCACGATTGCTATCTGGCGAACGCATCTCATTCCTGCAGTACTGCCCCAAATAGCAATTGCCTTTGCCTTGCAAGTTCCGCATGCCATGTGGCACGAATCCGCCCTCTCCTTCCTGGGCGTGGGACTACCGCCGCAGGCCGCATCCCTCGGATTGCTTCTGGAAGACGCGCGCAGCGGAATCCTTGCCGGCTCGTGGTGGCTGTTGCTCTTCCCCTCAGTAGTGTTGATCCTTGCCTGCTGGGCTGTGGCAGGGCTTGCCCAGCATGAGGAGAAAGCGAGAACTACTCGACGTTCAGCCAGGAGACACCGGAAAAATGCTCGCACCCAGGCATCTCAAACTGCCCGTGAATCCCACACGGGATTCACCGCACGCGTGGCAGTCTCCGCCGGCGCCGAGGTACTCATTGATCGCGTGGAGATCAACGCAGCAGGTGGGTCGATCACCGCTCTCATGGGTCCATCAGGGGCAGGGAAAACGCTGTTCCTCAGAGCCATCGCTGGACTGCTGCCCGCTACTTTGGATACATCTACCGCGTTGACCATCAACGGCCAGACCTGCGTCAACGCGCGAAGCGGTCAGATGCTGGGTAAAGAGCTCGTATTCATCCCCGGTTCAGCGGCAACTGCACTCAATCCGGTACGCACGCTTCGCAAGGCACTGGCCAGAGCATTCCGGGAGCACGCTCGTGATGCAAGCGCTCAGAATCTAGAAGACTACTGGCAAATATTCGGTTTGGATTCCCACCTGTTGGACCACTACCCGCACCAGTTATCAGGCGGGCAAGCGCAACGCGCGCTCCTGGCCCTGGGTCTGGTCAGCAGCCCAGCGTGCATAGTGCTTGACGAACCCACCAGCGCATTGGATCAAGATACCCGCAAGGTTATCGCTAATATCTTGCGACGCGCAGCAAATGACGGTGCAGCCATCTTGATGGTGACCCACGATACCGAGTTAGCCGAACACCTCGCCACAGTCATCTACACCATGGACAACGGGCAACTGGTTTCGTCCCGGCCATCGGTTCAAGAACAAGGAAGCATCGCATGA
- a CDS encoding 3-hydroxyacyl-CoA dehydrogenase — translation MKLTNTTVLGTGVLGSQILFQTAYHGLPVIGYDISDAALQLAAARLDSLVDEYASFFGDPAKAQAARASIQLTSDMAYAVGDADLVIEAVPEDLKIKEETYQKLSSFAPQRTIFATNSSTLLPSDISPFTGRPAQFLALHYANNIWKNNTGEVMGTADTSSEAYEAVVEFAESTGLVPIRVLKEQPGYVLNSLLVPFLESASHLLVNEVADASTIDTTWKLGTGAPYGPFEIYDIVGLNTAYHISSHGDETSKKFAELLKTQYIDQGKLGVATGEGFYKYN, via the coding sequence ATGAAGCTGACGAATACCACCGTATTAGGCACCGGCGTGCTCGGTTCGCAGATCCTCTTTCAGACTGCCTACCATGGCCTGCCGGTCATCGGTTACGACATCAGCGATGCTGCGTTGCAGCTTGCTGCAGCTCGGCTCGACAGCCTGGTGGATGAGTACGCATCGTTCTTTGGCGACCCGGCCAAGGCGCAAGCGGCCCGGGCATCCATCCAGCTAACCTCGGATATGGCCTACGCGGTCGGGGATGCGGATTTGGTCATCGAAGCAGTGCCGGAGGATCTGAAGATCAAGGAAGAGACCTATCAGAAGCTTTCTTCCTTCGCCCCGCAGCGCACCATCTTCGCAACGAATTCTTCGACCTTGCTCCCGTCGGATATTTCCCCATTCACCGGACGGCCTGCACAGTTCCTGGCCTTGCACTACGCGAATAACATCTGGAAAAACAACACGGGCGAAGTCATGGGCACCGCCGATACAAGCTCGGAAGCCTACGAAGCCGTAGTCGAATTCGCAGAAAGCACCGGGCTGGTCCCAATTCGCGTGCTCAAGGAGCAACCCGGCTACGTGCTGAACTCGCTGCTGGTCCCATTTCTCGAATCTGCCAGCCACCTGTTAGTCAACGAGGTCGCCGACGCTTCCACCATTGACACCACGTGGAAACTGGGCACTGGCGCGCCCTACGGCCCATTCGAAATCTACGACATCGTCGGATTGAATACTGCCTATCACATCTCCAGCCACGGCGATGAAACCAGCAAGAAGTTTGCTGAACTGCTTAAGACGCAGTACATCGATCAAGGCAAACTAGGTGTCGCCACCGGCGAAGGATTCTACAAGTACAACTAA
- the ureG gene encoding urease accessory protein UreG, translated as MMEPIRIGIGGPVGAGKTQLIERITRALETEISMAAITNDIYTIEDAKILAANGVLPLDRIVGIETGGCPHTAIREDTSMNEAAIEDLKAKHDDLQVIFVESGGDNLSATFSPELVDFSIYIIDVAQGEKIPRKAGQGMIKSDLFIINKTDLAPYVGADLSVMESDSKQFRGDKPFCFTNLKTDDGLEQVIAWLKHDVLMTDLA; from the coding sequence ATTATGGAACCAATTCGTATCGGCATTGGCGGCCCCGTTGGCGCCGGCAAGACACAGCTCATCGAACGAATCACCCGTGCTTTGGAGACGGAAATTTCCATGGCCGCGATCACCAACGACATCTACACCATTGAAGATGCCAAGATCCTCGCCGCCAACGGCGTACTGCCCTTGGATCGGATTGTCGGCATCGAGACGGGCGGCTGCCCGCACACCGCCATCCGTGAAGATACGTCAATGAACGAAGCGGCCATCGAGGATCTGAAGGCCAAGCACGACGACCTCCAGGTTATTTTTGTCGAATCCGGTGGCGATAATCTTTCGGCGACTTTCTCGCCGGAACTCGTGGACTTTTCCATCTACATTATTGACGTTGCCCAGGGGGAGAAGATCCCGCGCAAGGCAGGCCAAGGCATGATCAAGTCCGACTTGTTCATCATTAATAAGACTGACCTCGCGCCTTACGTCGGGGCTGATCTGTCGGTCATGGAGTCTGACTCCAAGCAGTTCCGCGGTGACAAGCCGTTCTGCTTCACTAATCTGAAGACCGATGATGGACTGGAACAGGTGATTGCTTGGCTCAAGCACGACGTGTTGATGACGGATCTTGCTTAG
- a CDS encoding ABC transporter substrate-binding protein has translation MWDITVRQGIKFSDGTSLDPADVVASYRAIKDPRTASPLAGTIENLAAVDEHGPHGVRFTLHEPQVSFKTSLLVGIAPSEKIQAATPVSDSELNRHPIGTGPYVLDSFDSSSLVLSANEDYRDGAPAVKKVSYTESNDDNARTQAMAGSDYTGTILPTRLASSFAQREGFEVVTATSADWRGISLPSNHPFTKDPGVRLALNVAVDREQIISGVLAGAGRPAYTFIPPEYGKYYNSKAAFKHDPTRARQILDAAGWKACADGIRAKNGTRAEFSLLYNPGDTLRRDLSLALASQLEPYGIKITVQPATFDQAEPRVGQDAIMLGGGDTPYDVDTQLYKMLHSSYPKAGAYYDNPSHYADKDMDRELHTGRSSTDEKSRIRAYQKVQSLYVEDPSMLLLAFIDHSYVQQSSVHERWATTSTLLEPHEHGTAWGPWAKIGQWANK, from the coding sequence ATTTGGGATATCACCGTGCGACAGGGAATAAAATTCAGCGATGGGACGTCACTGGATCCTGCCGACGTAGTTGCAAGCTACCGTGCGATCAAGGATCCTCGCACCGCCTCGCCGCTGGCAGGCACGATAGAGAACCTCGCTGCTGTGGATGAGCACGGCCCCCATGGCGTCCGTTTCACTCTGCATGAACCGCAAGTCTCCTTTAAGACCTCCTTGCTTGTCGGCATCGCGCCATCCGAGAAGATCCAGGCCGCTACCCCGGTCAGCGATTCAGAACTCAATCGTCACCCGATCGGCACCGGTCCATACGTCCTTGATAGCTTCGACAGTTCTAGTTTGGTTCTGAGCGCAAACGAGGATTACCGAGACGGCGCGCCTGCAGTGAAGAAGGTTTCCTACACCGAGTCCAACGACGACAACGCTCGGACCCAGGCCATGGCCGGCTCCGATTACACCGGTACCATCTTGCCGACGAGGCTGGCATCCAGCTTTGCGCAGCGCGAAGGATTTGAAGTAGTCACTGCCACCAGCGCGGATTGGCGTGGCATTTCCTTGCCGTCGAACCACCCTTTCACCAAAGACCCCGGGGTTCGCTTGGCATTGAACGTTGCTGTAGATCGCGAACAGATCATCTCTGGCGTACTCGCCGGAGCCGGGCGGCCTGCATACACGTTCATCCCGCCGGAATACGGCAAGTACTACAATTCCAAGGCAGCCTTCAAACACGACCCGACCCGTGCTCGACAGATCCTCGATGCTGCTGGCTGGAAAGCCTGCGCCGACGGAATACGCGCCAAGAACGGGACCCGCGCGGAATTTTCGCTGCTTTACAACCCCGGCGATACGCTCCGAAGGGATCTGTCCTTGGCCCTCGCATCACAGCTTGAACCCTACGGAATCAAGATCACGGTCCAGCCAGCCACCTTTGATCAGGCCGAGCCACGCGTAGGCCAGGATGCCATCATGCTCGGCGGTGGCGATACACCCTACGACGTCGACACCCAGCTATATAAGATGCTGCACTCAAGCTATCCAAAAGCCGGCGCGTACTATGACAACCCCAGCCATTACGCCGACAAGGACATGGACCGGGAATTGCACACAGGCCGTAGCAGCACGGACGAGAAATCCAGAATCCGGGCTTATCAGAAAGTGCAGTCGCTCTACGTCGAGGATCCCTCGATGCTGCTTCTCGCCTTTATCGACCACAGCTATGTTCAACAGAGCTCGGTGCATGAGCGATGGGCCACAACCAGCACATTGCTTGAGCCCCACGAACACGGAACTGCGTGGGGGCCCTGGGCAAAAATCGGGCAATGGGCCAACAAGTGA
- a CDS encoding ATP-binding cassette domain-containing protein, producing the protein MTLTMNAVTLNAVGRQILPPTTLHVPDQHMVGLTAPSGAGKTSLLALAALIKRPDTGEISIDQIPIPWGKGAPKIPVSARQRIGVLPQDPRRFADPRLTLAQTVTAPLAFRDRRSRPAPKQYQDQLLALADQLRLPEKVLDRHPSQVSDGQLQRALLARALSLNPTLVLCDEPTSALDPATTTVIFEVLRNKADQGACVVVASHDRASLAEHCDEIVPLADLQKGQ; encoded by the coding sequence ATGACGCTGACGATGAATGCTGTGACGCTCAATGCCGTGGGGCGCCAGATCCTCCCACCGACCACCCTCCATGTTCCTGACCAGCATATGGTGGGGCTGACTGCCCCATCTGGCGCGGGCAAGACCAGCCTGCTCGCATTGGCAGCGCTAATAAAACGTCCAGATACGGGCGAGATCAGTATTGATCAGATCCCGATCCCTTGGGGCAAGGGTGCGCCAAAAATCCCGGTGAGCGCGCGTCAACGCATTGGTGTACTCCCCCAGGATCCCAGGAGGTTTGCCGATCCGCGGCTGACTTTAGCCCAGACGGTCACTGCCCCCTTGGCATTTCGCGACCGGCGTTCGCGTCCGGCGCCCAAGCAATATCAGGACCAGCTATTGGCCCTGGCTGATCAGTTGCGACTGCCCGAAAAAGTACTTGATAGGCATCCTTCCCAAGTCTCTGACGGGCAGCTGCAACGAGCCTTGCTGGCGCGGGCGCTCAGCCTGAATCCTACGTTGGTATTGTGCGACGAGCCGACCTCGGCCCTCGACCCCGCAACGACCACAGTGATTTTCGAAGTGCTTCGAAACAAGGCAGATCAAGGCGCTTGCGTAGTGGTCGCGTCGCATGATCGAGCTTCGCTGGCAGAGCATTGCGACGAGATTGTCCCCCTGGCTGATCTGCAAAAGGGTCAATAA
- a CDS encoding urease accessory protein UreF has protein sequence MQTTPTNSGYLLTLMQLSDSALPTGAFSHSFGMESYLDTGHVHDEASFAQWLRLFLQQSLSYTDGLLLRLAFEAEDDSRIVELDQLIHASALPRQLRIAAQKMGARMLAVALAGFPVPALQSYQEAIRSGICTGHPAIAYALAARGAGAPLADALGSYLFSTATSLTQNAIRAIPLGQDAGQRVIRQMHETVNAAVARIYTLDDRDLGVATPGLEIAQMRHEHQRARMFMS, from the coding sequence ATGCAGACCACACCCACTAATTCCGGTTATCTGCTGACGCTGATGCAGCTATCCGACTCGGCGTTGCCCACCGGAGCTTTCAGCCACTCCTTCGGGATGGAATCGTATCTGGACACCGGGCATGTGCATGACGAAGCGAGTTTCGCCCAGTGGCTGCGGCTGTTTTTGCAGCAATCACTGTCCTATACCGACGGATTGCTGCTGCGTCTTGCCTTCGAAGCAGAGGACGATTCACGCATCGTCGAATTAGACCAGCTCATTCATGCCTCGGCATTGCCCCGCCAGTTGCGCATCGCGGCACAGAAAATGGGAGCGCGAATGCTCGCAGTCGCGCTGGCCGGCTTCCCGGTCCCAGCATTGCAGAGCTATCAGGAAGCAATCCGCTCAGGGATCTGCACAGGGCATCCAGCCATCGCCTATGCATTGGCTGCACGCGGTGCAGGTGCCCCGCTGGCGGATGCGCTTGGCAGCTACCTGTTCTCAACGGCTACCAGCCTGACACAGAACGCGATTCGTGCCATCCCCTTGGGACAAGACGCTGGACAGCGCGTGATTCGCCAAATGCATGAGACGGTCAACGCGGCGGTCGCAAGGATTTACACCCTGGATGACCGGGATTTGGGTGTCGCCACCCCCGGGTTGGAAATAGCCCAGATGCGCCATGAGCACCAGCGTGCGCGCATGTTCATGTCCTGA
- the ureE gene encoding urease accessory protein UreE, with product MIIEKLVGNIHEESRELLEGRHHEKVVLPSADLVKRIQRVTTDHGRELGLRLAPGPDLRDGDVLLVSEKDLITISVLPTDVLVIAPRTIFEMGFIAHSLGNRHLQAQFFDAESEYGAEVMVVQYDHTVEDFLKHHQAPYERQERVMPVPFRHADHTH from the coding sequence ATGATTATTGAAAAACTCGTGGGAAATATCCACGAGGAAAGCCGTGAGCTGCTCGAAGGGCGGCATCACGAAAAAGTGGTTCTGCCCAGCGCCGATTTGGTGAAGCGAATCCAGCGAGTGACGACTGACCACGGTCGGGAACTGGGCCTGCGCCTCGCACCTGGACCTGACCTGCGCGATGGCGACGTCCTGCTGGTCTCGGAAAAGGACCTCATCACCATTTCCGTCTTGCCAACAGATGTGCTGGTGATCGCGCCGCGGACCATCTTTGAAATGGGGTTCATCGCCCATTCGCTGGGGAACCGTCACCTGCAAGCGCAATTCTTTGACGCGGAATCAGAATATGGGGCCGAAGTGATGGTGGTTCAATACGATCACACCGTCGAGGATTTCCTGAAGCACCATCAGGCACCGTACGAGCGACAGGAACGCGTCATGCCCGTTCCCTTCCGGCATGCAGACCACACCCACTAA
- a CDS encoding ArsR/SmtB family transcription factor, whose amino-acid sequence MTEIELEKIGSDALSKVQATIPEWIEVFSLCADETRIKLLIAMHAAPGSSVSQLAEATGLSPNTVTQALATLHRAQVVQVERDGKYRRWQLVHPGIHQLLHQLQAPHSVLHPEH is encoded by the coding sequence GTGACTGAGATTGAGCTTGAAAAAATAGGTTCCGACGCACTCTCGAAAGTTCAGGCCACCATCCCTGAATGGATCGAAGTGTTCTCCTTATGCGCTGATGAAACGCGCATCAAGCTGCTCATCGCCATGCATGCAGCACCGGGTTCTTCGGTCTCGCAATTGGCCGAAGCAACTGGTCTTTCGCCTAACACGGTTACCCAGGCTTTGGCGACGCTTCATCGTGCCCAGGTGGTTCAGGTGGAACGGGATGGCAAGTATCGTCGCTGGCAATTAGTGCATCCTGGCATCCACCAGTTGCTGCATCAGTTGCAAGCCCCACATTCGGTACTTCACCCCGAACACTAG
- a CDS encoding ABC-F family ATP-binding cassette domain-containing protein, whose amino-acid sequence MAHIDVTDIQYFLSDGTQLLGGVAFKVSAGTKTALIGPNGTGKTTLFKIIAGDLKADEGSINRTGSLGIMRQFVGQVRDETTVKELLLSTAAPALAQAAEKVAKYEELMLTSEDEKVHMRYAEAIIEWGDAGGYELETTWDKVCMAALGIEFDQAATRLARTLSGGEQKRLVLEALFEGNDDLLLLDEPDNYLDVPGKRWLEEKMRNSPKTVLFISHDRELLNNAATRIVTLEPGHGGATAWIHGGSFGSYVEARQERNERFEELRKRWDEEHAKLKELVNMYKTKAAFRSDMANRYHAATTRLEKFLEAGPPQAIPLEQNVQMRLKGGRTAKRAVVAEKLELSGLMKPFSTEIWFGDRVGVLGSNGSGKSHFLRLLASGGSEPEREHLPVSDVVIDKVEHEGTVKLGARIRPGYFAQTHTRPDLFGRTLLEILHRGDEHRSGLPREAAAGALDGYGLAGQSEQKFESLSGGQQARFQILLLQLSGATLLLLDEPTDNLDLHSGEALERAINAFEGTVLAVTHDRWFAKSFDRFLVFGSDGTVYESAEPVWDETRVVRKR is encoded by the coding sequence GTGGCCCATATTGACGTGACTGACATCCAGTATTTCCTTTCCGACGGCACCCAACTGCTGGGCGGTGTGGCCTTTAAGGTCTCCGCAGGAACCAAAACAGCTTTGATCGGCCCGAACGGCACGGGCAAAACGACGTTATTCAAGATCATCGCAGGAGATCTCAAGGCTGACGAAGGTTCAATTAACCGCACCGGTTCATTAGGGATCATGCGCCAGTTCGTTGGCCAGGTGCGCGATGAAACCACGGTCAAGGAATTGCTCCTGTCCACAGCGGCCCCAGCCTTGGCGCAAGCCGCCGAAAAAGTCGCCAAATACGAAGAGCTCATGCTGACCAGCGAGGACGAAAAGGTCCACATGCGCTACGCCGAAGCCATTATCGAATGGGGCGACGCAGGCGGATACGAACTCGAGACCACCTGGGACAAGGTCTGCATGGCGGCCCTGGGCATCGAGTTCGATCAAGCGGCAACCCGCTTGGCCCGCACCTTATCTGGTGGCGAACAGAAACGCCTGGTCCTCGAAGCGCTGTTCGAGGGCAATGATGACTTGCTGCTGCTCGACGAGCCAGATAACTACCTCGATGTTCCCGGCAAGCGCTGGCTCGAAGAGAAGATGCGCAACTCCCCCAAAACAGTGCTCTTCATCAGCCACGACCGCGAGCTTCTAAATAACGCGGCAACCCGCATCGTCACCCTGGAACCAGGGCATGGCGGAGCAACCGCTTGGATTCACGGCGGTTCCTTCGGCAGCTACGTGGAAGCACGCCAAGAACGCAACGAACGTTTCGAGGAGTTGCGCAAGCGGTGGGACGAGGAGCACGCCAAGCTCAAGGAACTGGTTAATATGTATAAGACCAAGGCCGCATTCCGCTCCGACATGGCCAACCGCTACCATGCGGCCACCACGCGCTTGGAGAAGTTCCTGGAAGCCGGACCTCCCCAAGCCATCCCACTGGAACAAAATGTGCAAATGCGGCTCAAGGGCGGCCGTACCGCAAAACGCGCAGTCGTCGCTGAAAAGCTTGAACTCAGTGGCCTCATGAAGCCCTTCTCGACCGAAATCTGGTTTGGCGATCGCGTTGGCGTCCTCGGCTCTAATGGTTCGGGAAAGTCCCATTTCCTGCGCCTGCTGGCTAGCGGCGGGAGCGAGCCGGAACGCGAGCATTTGCCCGTTTCCGATGTGGTGATCGACAAGGTTGAGCATGAGGGGACGGTCAAGCTTGGCGCCCGAATTCGCCCAGGCTATTTCGCCCAAACCCACACACGGCCCGACCTCTTCGGACGGACTTTGCTCGAGATCCTGCACCGCGGCGACGAGCACCGTTCCGGATTGCCCCGCGAGGCCGCGGCAGGTGCCTTGGATGGCTATGGCTTGGCTGGACAGTCCGAGCAGAAGTTCGAGTCGCTTTCGGGCGGACAGCAAGCACGTTTCCAGATCTTGCTGCTGCAGCTTTCAGGGGCAACACTGCTGTTGCTCGATGAACCGACTGACAACTTGGATCTGCACTCAGGCGAAGCCTTGGAGCGAGCCATCAACGCTTTTGAAGGAACCGTTCTCGCAGTGACCCACGACCGCTGGTTCGCCAAGAGCTTTGATCGTTTCCTGGTCTTCGGCTCCGACGGAACCGTGTATGAATCCGCGGAACCCGTTTGGGATGAGACGCGCGTGGTTCGTAAGCGCTAG
- a CDS encoding urease accessory protein UreD: MAERRLTGELDLRIERRADKDIATRQFHQGALRVLRPHYLDSTPQVCYTVVNPGGGYLGADQYRIGIDVGPDSSLLLTTQSATKIYRTPQGEAHAQLNLELGENAVLEYLPDQLIAYRDASYRQETIVHMQESSSLVLLEIITPGWSPDSGLFKYQRIRLRTEVHIDGKLSVLDNLLVEPGAQEVESLLYLQGFTHVGMLLAIDSRIDSAMVEQLRDLAYEAAQQQKEHVHVGISMTAASGLSIRTLGTSTESAAAVLISIVNELRRRLRGQNPVELRKY, from the coding sequence GTGGCTGAACGACGACTCACCGGTGAGCTTGATCTGCGTATCGAGCGCAGGGCAGACAAGGACATAGCCACAAGACAGTTCCACCAAGGTGCCTTGCGCGTGCTTCGCCCGCACTACCTCGATAGCACACCACAAGTCTGCTACACGGTAGTCAACCCCGGCGGAGGGTACCTCGGTGCAGACCAATATCGTATTGGCATTGATGTCGGCCCGGATTCCAGCTTGCTGCTCACCACTCAATCAGCGACAAAGATCTACCGAACGCCCCAAGGCGAAGCACATGCGCAGCTGAATCTTGAGCTGGGCGAGAATGCCGTGCTGGAATACCTGCCGGATCAGCTGATCGCCTACCGCGACGCAAGTTATCGCCAAGAGACGATCGTTCACATGCAAGAGTCCAGTTCCCTGGTTCTGCTCGAAATCATCACACCGGGTTGGAGCCCCGATAGCGGGCTCTTCAAATACCAGCGGATTCGTCTTCGCACCGAAGTCCATATCGACGGCAAGCTATCGGTCCTGGACAATCTTCTGGTGGAGCCTGGCGCCCAAGAAGTCGAGTCACTGCTGTATCTGCAGGGTTTTACCCATGTGGGCATGCTGCTGGCGATTGATTCGCGTATCGACAGCGCCATGGTTGAGCAGCTTCGAGACCTTGCCTATGAGGCGGCGCAACAGCAGAAGGAACACGTCCACGTTGGAATTTCCATGACCGCCGCATCAGGGCTGTCTATACGGACCTTGGGTACTTCGACTGAATCGGCGGCCGCTGTGCTGATAAGCATTGTCAATGAACTTCGACGCCGGCTTCGAGGCCAGAACCCCGTGGAACTACGCAAGTACTAA